From a region of the Betta splendens chromosome 5, fBetSpl5.4, whole genome shotgun sequence genome:
- the LOC114855192 gene encoding blue-sensitive opsin-like, with product MRGFHNDLPDDLPEDFWIPVTLPSKNFTSYSPFLVPQDHLGGSGMFYAMAGFMLFVFVVGTGINMLTIACTAKYKKLRSHLNYILLNLAVANLLVSCVGSFTAFCSFASRYFIFGALACKIEGFMATLGGMVSLWSLAVIAFERWLVICKPLGNFIFKPDHAMACCVFTWVFALLASVPPLVGWSRYIPEGLQCSCGPDWYTTNNKYNNESYVMFLFCFCFAVPLTTIIFCYSQLLFTLKMAAKAQAESASTQKAEREVTRMVVVMVMGFLVCWMPYASFALWVVNNRGQPFDLRLATIPSCFSKASAVYNPIIYILLNKQFRSCILMMLGMGGGEEESTTSQSVTEVTKVGPA from the exons ATGAGGGGATTTCATAATGATTTGCCAGATGACCTTCCAGAGGACTTCTGGATACCCGTCACTCTGCCCAGCAAAAACTTCACATCCTACAGTCCATTTTTGGTTCCTCAGGACCACTTGGGCGGTTCGGGCATGTTCTACGCCATGGCAGGAttcatgttgtttgtgtttgtggtgggtACTGGCATCAACATGCTCACCATTGCGTGCACCGCCAAGTACAAGAAGCTGCGGTCTCACCTCAACTACATCCTGCTGAACTTGGCCGTCGCCAACCTCCTGGTGTCCTgcgtgggctccttcactgccTTCTGCTCCTTTGCATCAAGATATTTTATCTTTGGGGCTCTAGCATGCAAGATTGAAGGTTTTATGGCAACACTGGGCG GTATGGTGAGCCTCTGGTCTCTAGCTGTTATAGCTTTTGAAAGATGGCTGGTTATCTGCAAGCCACTCGGTAACTTTATCTTCAAGCCCGACCATGCGATGGCTTGCTGCGTATTCACGTGGGTGTTTGCACTACTTGCCTCAGTTCCTCCACTGGTAGGATGGAGCAG GTATATCCCAGAAGGCCTCCAGTGCTCCTGTGGACCAGACTGGTAcaccacaaacaacaaatacaacaatgAATCCTATGTGATGTTtcttttctgcttctgcttcgcTGTTCCGCTTACCACCATCATCTTCTGCTATAGTCAGCTACTTTTTACACTAAAAATG GCAGCAAAGGCTCAGGCTGAGTCTGCCTCCACtcagaaagcagagagggaggtgaCCAGGATGGTGGTGGTCATGGTGATGGGCTTCCTTGTGTGTTGGATGCCCTATGCCTCCTTTGCTCTCTGGGTTGTGAACAACCGGGGGCAGCCTTTTGACCTTCGACTGGCCACCATACCTTCCTGCTTCTCAAAGGCTTCTGCTGTCTACAACCCGATTATCTACATACTGCTTAATAAACAG TTTCGCTCGTGCATTCTGATGATGCTTGGTATGGGTGGAGGTGAAGAGGAGTCCACCACATCACAGTCGGTGACTGAAGTTACCAAAGTTGGACCTGCTTAG